A genomic segment from Nicotiana sylvestris chromosome 1, ASM39365v2, whole genome shotgun sequence encodes:
- the LOC138869157 gene encoding uncharacterized protein, whose amino-acid sequence MVKEFYSNVAHILKGTKVTKVRNKNVIFTGKALNEYLGFIEEDESLYNEKLAMGEEPAQFPQAIEDTLKKILENQEKIISTQGALAKAVDSHGKARKELAREHKKLRKTRASKESVKELRADVDKLMADQMPLDLLFGDRAPAVALVVEPQQEQTQRLPRKKRKLPSADEAVIRLTDPQEVSFSQPQVALDIQPVQVQTQVPAAEQQETEN is encoded by the exons atggtcaaggaattttatagcaatgtggcccacatcttgaagggcactaaagtgaccaaagtgcgaaacaaGAATGTGatatttaccgggaaggcactaaatgaatacctggggttcatTGAAGAAGacgagtccctttacaatgaaaagttggcaatgggcgaggag CCAGCACAGTTTCCACAGGCCATTGAGGatacattgaagaagatcctggagaaccaggaaaagatcatcagtactcagggtgccttggctaaggcagtaGATTCTCATGGCAAGGCCCGaaaggagcttgccagggagcacaagaagctgcgcaaaacacgggcttccaaggagtcggtgaaagAGCTGAGAGCAGATGTGGACAAGCTGATGGCAGACCAAATGCCTCTTGACTTATTATTCGGGGATCGAGCCCCAGCAGTAGCACTAGTAGTAGAGCCACAACAGGAGCAGACTCAGAGGCTTcctaggaagaagaggaagctccctagtgcagacgAGGCGGTCATCCGGTTGACAGACCCACAGGAGGTCTCCTTCAGTCAGCCACAGGTTGCGCTAGATATTCAGCCCGTACAAGTCCAGACCcaagtcccagcagctgagcagcaggagactGAGAACTAG
- the LOC104245577 gene encoding uncharacterized protein isoform X1 — protein MYLMKWPTPLRNGKAEQMCPKVSPRSSICTRNCTIMDKLLPSLQQLRINWQRRNCNKSKTRAKSMQWTWHLTMLKRRQRGQQSQGNCEQYDNDGSGYSNECYDDQSEEAQYFNNYQGNRGNSSNQQWRPQGNWGNQQQGGGNWNNNNQQQGGSNWNNNNQNNNWGNQGNQGNWNGNNNNWGNNNNQGGWNNNGNQGNRGMSFQRPPMYQQPSNPPPFPSQGPSSSVGDMGRIESMFKQMMKKNQDSDAQLASHNTSIRNLEVQLGQISQALNTHPKGALPSDMVVNPKGGNKNHVMAVTTRSGRGGDVNASKQKQVVDEDIELRDDNVPLVVEDVVEENVNNDVRIDIDEAEVETQDVVNPSREHVIDMPEPIVPKAKAP, from the coding sequence atgtacttgatgaaatggccgacacctcttcggaatggcaaagccgagcaaatgtgccccaaggtgtccccacggtcatccatttgcacaaggaattgcacgatcatggacAAGTtattgccgagcttacaacaactaagaatcaattggcaaaggcgcaattgcaacaagtccaaaacccgtgccaagtcaatgcaatggactTGGCACCTCACTATGCTTAAGAgaaggcaaagaggacaacaatcTCAAgggaattgtgaacaatatgacaatgaTGGtagtggttattcaaatgagtgctatgatgatcaaagcgaagaggccCAATATttcaataactaccaagggaatagaggcaactcttcgaatcaacaatggcgtcctcaaggaaattggggcaatcaacaacaaggcggaggtaattggaataacaacaatcaacaacaaggtggtagtaattggaataacaacaaccaaaacaacaattggggtaatcaaggcaaccaagggaattggaatggtaataataataattggggcaacaacaacaatcaaggcgggtggaacaacaatggaaaccaaggcaacaggGGGATgagctttcaaaggcccccaatgtaccaacaaccgagcaatccaccccctttcccttctcaaggtcctagttcttccgtaggtgatatgggaagaattgaaagcatgttcaagcaaatgatgaaaaagaaccaagattccgatgcccaattggcttctcataatacatctatccggaacttggaggtgcaattaggccaaatctctcaagcgttgaatactcatcccaagggtgctctaccaagtgatatggtagtgaacccgaagggtgggaataaaaatcatgtgatggcggttacaacaagaagtgggagaggcggtgatgtgaatgcctcaaagcaaaagcaagttgtggatgaagaTATTGAGTTACGTGATGATAATGTACCTTTGgttgttgaagatgtggttgaagagaatgtgaacaatgatgtgaggattgatattgatgaagccgaggtagagactcaagatgtcgtgaacccgtctagggaacacgtgattgacatgcccgagccgatTGTACCAAAGGCCAAGGCACCCTAG